A window from Bombus fervidus isolate BK054 chromosome 12, iyBomFerv1, whole genome shotgun sequence encodes these proteins:
- the LOC139992662 gene encoding zinc finger protein 346 — MSSAKIIENPEIPGLECFLPPPPPPPPPPPPVTTSKSNNLAITTEQQQQQQQQPVTTESTTTGLSTNETAGNVTTIQAATTSFSSLPVPTAYIMHPAMQPQTPGQPTTPWWVPTDSDTSDLYARWYDTTYKAAAAAVVSPTIQVCNKTKNKYYKRKNEFIDPAVDAEKVASAQRELAALMKPLKCDLCNAVMNSTLQAKLHYDGKPHQKKVSMFLNQSVKKQKTEDGQVSSTTTDWQNYCDICKTWFTSQTDATQHYAGKKHIRAANGGRRARPSKKSQNQNQYSQIDPSGRFGMAFQTEVQSTPAQPVVPDGTNAVPAPATASIYTPPPYPTPLRCDLCGVSANRQDQLETHKRGARHLRMLRLNGLPVPEPATESEATPATPGPIDYSIYRTPSGQYYCAPCNLSLNSESTFAQHVESKKHKNQSNPKSPSNAVVVSKKARFKKK; from the exons ATGTCTAGCGCGAAGATCATCGAAAATCCAGAAATACCGG GATTAGAATGTTTTCTGCCGCCGCCTCCACCGCCTCCGCCGCCTCCGCCTCCAGTTACGACGTCGAAAAGCAACAACTTGGCAATTACGACggagcaacaacaacaacaacaacaacaacctGTGACAACAGAATCGACGACGACCGGTTTATCGACTAACGAAACAGCGGGAAATGTAACAACGATTCAAGCAGCAACCACGTCGTTTTCAAGCCTTCCTGTGCCAACAGCGTATATCATGCATCCGGCGATGCAACCACAAACACCTGGACAGCCGACTACACCCTGGTGGGTACCAACGGATTCCGATACATCGGACCTTTATGCACGGTGGTACGACACGACCTACAAAGCGGCAGCTGCGGCAGTCGTATCGCCGACGATACAAGTTTGCAACAAGACCAAGAACAAGTATTACAAACGCAAGAACGAGTTCATCGATCCCGCGGTAGACGCAG AGAAAGTTGCAAGCGCCCAGAGGGAACTGGCAGCACTAATGAAACCGCTGAAATGCGATCTGTGCAATGCAGTT ATGAACTCTACGTTACAAGCTAAGTTACATTACGATGGAAAGCCGCATCAGAAGAAGGTGTCTATGTTTCTGAATCAGAGtgtaaagaaacaaaagaccGAAGACGGCCAAGTCAGTAGTACGACCACCGACTGGCAAAATTATTGTGAT ATTTGTAAGACGTGGTTCACGTCGCAAACGGATGCGACGCAACACTACGCTGGTAAAAAACATATTAGAGCAGCGAACGGCGGACGTCGTGCGAG GCCGTCGAAGAAGTCGCAAAATCAAAATCAGTACAGTCAAATAGATCCCAGCGGCCGATTCGGAATGGCTTTTCAGACGGAAGTGCAATCTACACCGGCACAGCCGGTAGTACCTGACGGTACCAATGCGGTACCTGCACCAGCAACGGCCTCCATCTACACACCGCCTCCTTATCCAACGCCGTTGCGTTGCGATCTCTGCGGTGTTTCGGCAAATCGGCAGGATCAATTAGAAACGCACAAACGCGGTGCTAGGCACTTGAGAATGCTCAGATTGAACGGACTGCCGGTTCCCGAGCCTG CTACCGAGAGCGAGGCGACACCCGCTACTCCCGGACCTATAGATTATTCCATTTACCGAACACCATCAG GTCAGTATTATTGTGCACCGTGCAATCTGTCGTTAAACTCCGAGAGTACGTTTGCTCAGCACGTGGAGAgcaaaaaacataaaaatcagTCGAACCCAAAGTCTCCGTCTAATGCCGTAGTGGTGTCGAAGAAAGCTAGAttcaagaagaaataa
- the LOC139992665 gene encoding UPF0415 protein C7orf25 homolog, with translation MEEKAELLTCIEEKIESGKATIDRLKLVGKIDGIEKLIRKIQQEIKFLEKVQSTGNVKKEHLQSTNLIHLNAIVARLFCANEPTNVMKPFKYQKSRLEVDIVCNGGASWIKVIARNARALTMISMGNGEYGQKSVLDQAMSYLRCANCYPHLYRPPDIVFHFAYGIEIPLATRLERMGIIVEGDKMQCEDVKNIDVHDSEDRFSTWMYSLESTEEPLDEYKKNIDSDLDTLNTSFLKTEINILNLDVSTLLAYVTNMTNGYDCFIYREPLLTQQAEMERRRPVKPILEDLFKGKKLIVCQTAYENFMNIIDVIGGPKETLRAKELLSKVQIVKDISTGRIMEKLNLGGKIKDRSRLVFSTGEDMKSITVSANEGFVRAARMQGIECTVFLHEPRSLSEIKEGYATKIDPS, from the exons ATGGAGGAAAAGGCTGAGCTTTTAACATGCATCGAGGAAAAAATAGAGAGTGGCAAAGCCACGATAGACAGGCTGAAACTTGTGGGAAAGATTGACGGGATTGAAAAACTTATACGAAAAATTCaacaagaaattaaatttttagaaaag GTACAATCTACAGGGAACGTAAAGAAAGAACATCTACAGAGTACAAATTTGATTCATTTGAATGCAATTGTAGCACGACTCTTCTGTGCTAATGAACCTACCAATGTTATGAAACCCTTTAAGTATCAGAAGTCACGCTTAGAAGTAGATATTGTATGCAATGGTGGTGCGTCGTGGATAAAAGTTATTGCTAGAAATGCTAGAGCTCTCACTATGATTTCAATGGGTAATGGAGAATACGGGCAAAAATCTGTGCTTGACCAAGCAATGAGTTACTTGCGATGCGCAAACTGCTATCCACATTTATATAGGCCACCTGATATCGTATTCCACTTTGCTTATGGTATAGAAATTCCATTAGCTACACGTTTGGAACGCATGGGAATAATCGTTGAAGGGGATAAAATGCAGTGTgaagatgtaaaaaatatagatgtaCACG ATAGCGAGGACAGATTTTCCACATGGATGTATTCGTTAGAATCTACCGAGGAGCCTTTGgatgaatataaaaagaacatAGATTCAGATTTAGATACGTTAAATACATCTTTCCTTAaaactgaaataaatattctcaaCTTGGATGTGTCAACTTTACTAGCGTACGTGACAAACATGACCAATGGATacgattgttttatttatcggGAACCTTTACTCACGCAACAAGCAGAAATGGAGAGAAGACGTCCAGTGAAACCCATTTTAGAGGATTTGtttaaaggaaagaaactaaTTGTCTGTCAAACTgcttatgaaaattttatgaacattATAGATGTTATCGGTGGACCCAAAGAGACTCTTAGGGCAAAAGAACTACTTAGTAAAGTTCAGATTGTTAAGGATATATCAACAGGCAGAATAATGGAGAAGCTTAATTTGGGTGGTAAAATTAAAGATAGATCTAGATTAGTTTTCTCAACAGGGGAAGATATGAAAAGCATTACAGTATCGGCGAATGAGGGATTTGTTAGAGCAGCACGTATGCAG GGAATTGAATGTACAGTCTTTCTGCATGAACCTAGATCTCTCTCAGAGATTAAAGAAGGTTATGCAACAAAAATAGATCCGTCTTGA
- the LOC139992671 gene encoding tetratricopeptide repeat protein 12 isoform X1 produces the protein MNQIVDHNKLGEKIIEGEQIMDNLMVDKHVTEEEFQNFMRRVTEVEKVVKKLASSDPEEQKHGEILADEILGKRLEKDICEDTELEIRINRTVINKCSVNENSTQEQMCKGNDPCVLHSHTNRRFLFIEAFMKSVEKDAKERAENRKIRNERAETLKTIGNGAFKEKNYVKAVTYYSKALEQRKDSTVLWNNRALSYIQLGLFEKALADCEWALKVNNTNLKALLNSAKCYKQLGDEIKYKEYIQLAKERNPHFNKFINEFEESMDMRVNYQA, from the exons atgaatcAGATAGTAGATCATAATAAGCTCGGTGAAAAGATAATAGAAGGTGAACAAATTATGGACAACTTAATGGTAGATAAACATGTAACCGAGGAAGAATTTCAGAACTTTATGCGTCGCGTTACCGAAGTCG aaaaagtTGTGAAAAAGTTGGCGTCTTCCGATCCTGAAGAACAGAAGCACGGAGAAATATTGGCCGATGAAATTTTGGGAAAACGGTTGGAAAAAGATATATGCGAGGATACCGAGTTAGAAATAAGAATTAATCGTACAGTGATTAACAAATGTTCGGTCAATGAAAATTCAACTCAGGAACAAATGTGTAAAGGTAATGATCCTTGTGTTTTACATTCCCACACTAATCGAAGATTCCTTTTTATAGAAGCGTTTATGAAAAGCGTGGAGAAAGATGCGAAAGAAAGAGCAGAGAACCGGAAAATTAGAAACGAACGAGCGGAAACGTTGAAAACAATCGGTAATGGAGCATTTAAGGAGAAGAACTACGTAAAAGCGGTAACATACTATAGTAAGGCACTCGAGCAACGAAAAGATTCGACCGTGTTATGGAATAATAGGGCTCTGTCGTATATTCAGCTTGGATTATTCGAAAAAGCTTTAGCCGACTGCGAATGGGCGCTAAAAGTTAATAATACAAACTTGAAAGCCCTCTTAAATAGCGCAAAGTGTTACAAACAACTTGGAGACGAAATCAAATATAAAGAATACATTCAGTtagcaaaagaaagaaatccaCACTTCAACAAGTTTATTAACG aatttgAAGAAAGTATGGACATGCGCGTTAATTATCAAGCCTGA
- the LOC139992671 gene encoding tetratricopeptide repeat protein 12 isoform X2, translating to MNQIVDHNKLGEKIIEGEQIMDNLMVDKHVTEEEFQNFMRRVTEVEKVVKKLASSDPEEQKHGEILADEILGKRLEKDICEDTELEIRINRTVINKCSVNENSTQEQMCKEAFMKSVEKDAKERAENRKIRNERAETLKTIGNGAFKEKNYVKAVTYYSKALEQRKDSTVLWNNRALSYIQLGLFEKALADCEWALKVNNTNLKALLNSAKCYKQLGDEIKYKEYIQLAKERNPHFNKFINEFEESMDMRVNYQA from the exons atgaatcAGATAGTAGATCATAATAAGCTCGGTGAAAAGATAATAGAAGGTGAACAAATTATGGACAACTTAATGGTAGATAAACATGTAACCGAGGAAGAATTTCAGAACTTTATGCGTCGCGTTACCGAAGTCG aaaaagtTGTGAAAAAGTTGGCGTCTTCCGATCCTGAAGAACAGAAGCACGGAGAAATATTGGCCGATGAAATTTTGGGAAAACGGTTGGAAAAAGATATATGCGAGGATACCGAGTTAGAAATAAGAATTAATCGTACAGTGATTAACAAATGTTCGGTCAATGAAAATTCAACTCAGGAACAAATGTGTAAAG AAGCGTTTATGAAAAGCGTGGAGAAAGATGCGAAAGAAAGAGCAGAGAACCGGAAAATTAGAAACGAACGAGCGGAAACGTTGAAAACAATCGGTAATGGAGCATTTAAGGAGAAGAACTACGTAAAAGCGGTAACATACTATAGTAAGGCACTCGAGCAACGAAAAGATTCGACCGTGTTATGGAATAATAGGGCTCTGTCGTATATTCAGCTTGGATTATTCGAAAAAGCTTTAGCCGACTGCGAATGGGCGCTAAAAGTTAATAATACAAACTTGAAAGCCCTCTTAAATAGCGCAAAGTGTTACAAACAACTTGGAGACGAAATCAAATATAAAGAATACATTCAGTtagcaaaagaaagaaatccaCACTTCAACAAGTTTATTAACG aatttgAAGAAAGTATGGACATGCGCGTTAATTATCAAGCCTGA
- the LOC139992667 gene encoding uncharacterized protein, whose translation MREETVLSLKWHSFPSHLAVSLDTCYEKQQFVDLSLVCKDGTILKCHKMVLANSSSFFRRLLVANDHPHPMIILHDIEADDLKTIVNFMYCGEIQVVQSEVRRLLKLAEILEVTGLRHIQTSVLVGESNNASHDTSRKTTTVSRLKIEETKGLPTKTVVPDHDPNSNKPQNKTASQSTKLPSSTHLHKSRNKIPLDATKKSEEGNINLLSQRLDTGRSGISIVDINDMPSTSRGITNPPPQKRKESSEPVISWPHVLSAISKDKSLPLKKLCIMDEVEITAGKPPTSRQEFQRNEPLDKRKQGTSSESNKSMKYAVYIKDEVDIFEMEEDADMDPLEVEEIDNENSETLMGSTQMFPVTNVEQTYYNAGTLSEFPPRKGSNG comes from the coding sequence ATGAGGGAAGAGACAGTATTAAGTTTAAAGTGGCATAGTTTTCCGTCGCATTTGGCAGTTTCCCTCGATACGTGTTACGAGAAGCAACAGTTTGTAGATCTTTCCTTAGTATGTAAAGACGGAACGATTTTAAAATGTCACAAAATGGTATTGGCCAACTCGAGCTCGTTCTTTCGTCGCCTGCTCGTCGCCAACGATCATCCTCATCCTATGATTATTCTTCACGATATCGAAGCAGATGATCTCAAGACTATCGTCAATTTCATGTACTGCGGTGAAATACAAGTGGTTCAAAGTGAGGTTAGAAGGCTGTTGAAATTGGCCGAAATTTTGGAAGTCACCGGTCTACGGCATATTCAAACTTCCGTTTTGGTAGGAGAATCGAACAACGCGTCTCATGATACGTCCAGGAAAACCACCACGGTATCTCGTctaaaaatcgaagaaacgaaaggtcTACCTACCAAAACAGTAGTACCTGATCATGATCCCAATAGTAATAAACCACAAAATAAAACGGCCAGTCAATCGACAAAGTTGCCTTCGTCTACTCATCTTCATAAAagcagaaataaaattccgtTAGACGCTACCAAAAAAAGTGAAGAgggtaatattaatttattaagtcAACGTTTAGATACAGGGCGCTCTGGAATCAGTATTGTAGACATTAACGACATGCCAAGTACTAGTAGAGGAATTACCAACCCACCACctcaaaaaaggaaagagtCTTCTGAACCTGTTATTAGTTGGCCTCATGTTCTGTCCGCTATATCAAAGGATAAATCTTTGcctttgaaaaaattatgtattatgGACGAAGTTGAAATTACAGCTGGAAAGCCACCTACAAGTCGTCAAGAGTTTCAGAGAAATGAACCTTTAGACAAAAGAAAACAAGGGACTAGCTCAGAAAGCAACAAATCTATGAAGTATGCGGTTTATATAAAAGATGAAGTAGATATATTTGAAATGGAAGAAGATGCGGATATGGACCCCCTTGAAGTTGAAGAAATTGACAATGAAAATTCGGAGACACTCATGGGATCGACCCAAATGTTTCCTGTTACAAATGTGGAACAGACGTATTATAACGCAGGGACGCTCTCTGAATTTCCCCCAAGAAAGGGATCCAACGGTTAA